The Brassica napus cultivar Da-Ae chromosome C7, Da-Ae, whole genome shotgun sequence genomic interval TAACATCATATGCTTCTTCTCTCATGAAGTCGCGAAGTTGTTGAACCTGAGAATCTTCACCATTTCCTCATTTCTCCAGGTTCTCGATGTTGCCTTTCTCACATAATCTGAGCTTCCTCAAACAACACAAAATTCAGAACAAAGCCTGAGACCTCTGTGCAGCCAGACACCAATAGCATATCAGAAACTAAAACTGTAACCTTCTCTGCTAAAActgatgctctgataccacttgttgagAATTCTTAAACCGATTAACCGGTTTATCTCACTTGACTAATTAACTTTGGCAcacttcttgttgttgtttgaGTTAGTTAAAGACACACAAGATTTGGTTACCCAGTTCCCTTTACCGGTACATCTGGGGAGAGGATGGTACTCTCAACGATTCACTAGTATCAAGTGTATGCAAGATATTACTTACACAACCACCTCTGTGTTTTTCTATTCACCTGGAGACAACACAAACAATAACCTAAGACTTGAGCTTACTGAACCTGTGTGTATAAGAGATGAAATCTACactccaaagaagaagaagtagtcTGAGACTCTTGACCGGATCTCTCTTTGCTTCTTCTCAACCTTCTGTAGATACTCCTTTTATCTCCTCTTCTTGCTCTTGCTTCTTgcctctctctctaatctcagATATGTGTAGAGTGAGTGTTATATGTGTTGAGTGGCAAGTCATTAGGTTTAGGGAGTTTATATAGTGTCTCTCTAAACCCTAACACTAATGGGCTTCAGTCACTAAGGCCCAAACATAACACATATCCCTAGAGCATCAAAGTGCAAGATGCAGCTTTTCTGAAGTGGACACTTCAGTGCTTTAGATAACTTCACATTCCCTACAACCTCATACTGCAGAAGACATGTTTCTGAAGTGGTCACTTCAGTGCTGTAGGTGAAGTGTAGACCAAATGCACAAAATCAACATTTCTCACGTGACGAATGGTGTGTGGATAGGAAGCTtgtatcaaaaaaatttattgggGCGAATGTATTAGATTTCGATGTCAGTAACTAAATCTAATAATTAGGGTTAGACATAGGCAATGAACATTTAATGCAAGCATATCTTCAAGATATGCAATACAAGTATATGTATCGGTCACTCTCTCAAATCCTCTTTTATGTAAGCAAATATCCAATGATAGTAACAAATGCAACACAAATCGATTTCTTTGCCGACGTCTTTCTCAACTCACCGGTAAACTGTACAAGGGGTTGGTGTTGCAGATCGATAGTAGGAGCTACTATACAAAGATCTGAAGGTTACTAGGGCTATAGTAAAGTTGTTGTGGATGATGTTCTTTATCAGGTTTTACTTGGTCATATAGTAAAACAACTTGTTTATATTTCCATTTCCATAAGTgatatatttatagaaacatTTTATTGAATGTTATTCAATCAATGATTTAAAATCAGTTGtcaatgttttattaataaaaatttaaatttaaagattattttAGATGGTTAAATTCTAAAAATGATTTCAAATCATTTGTTTTGCAGTCTCGTTAACAAATGATTTAAAATCagttttaaatacaaaaaaactttaaaatcatTTGAAGTTGAATAAtactagattttaaaaattagatttaaatcattcattaaataacaacaatttttaaatatcatatctagtaatattagattttaaaaattagatttaaatcattcattgaataacaaaaaaaaaattagattagtaaaatatCATATCTAGtaaaactagattttaaaatagaatttaaaatcGTCATTCGAATAACCGTAGGTTTTGCTTAGATTTAAACTCTATTAATTGAATAACATTATTAGGGTTTTCTGATTTAAACtctattagatttttatttttcttatatagaaAAAATCCCAACTATTTCAAACAGAGAGATAGTGACGTATTGAAAAGTAAAATGATGAAGAAAATGCTGAGAATTGTCTGGGTGTATTTGATTGAGTTCTCATAACAGGTGGCTAAGGAAACAATTTTTCTATTAAGTTGACTTGACCATAAACCTCTCATTTGCTCCTCCCTCTTGCGTCCTTGGACCATCATTCTTTCAAAGACTTAGTCTTCGCTTTCGTCTCTCAGTGACATGGTAACAAAGTAACCACGTCCTtatccttctcttctctctccatGTCAAAGAAAAGCAATTTCGTCGAATTGGAGAAAACAcacatcttttttttgttgttgtctctCTACTCATTCACACCCGGTTTTAAACGGTACCTGTTGTCCGATCTCTATCCATCATCCTCTACTGTGTCTTTTCTTGTAAAGCACTCTCTGTTTTTAGATTCAcaccctctttttttttgttctttctctttGACTTGTGTAAAAACCCTGAAAACAAGAAGTGTATAAACAGAGGTACTTGTCTaatataattgagaaaaaaaagagttcgGCTTTTAAATATTGTCTGTCGGTATGGGGCTTTGCTGGTCTTCTTCATCTAAATCTCCTTCAACTGCAACAACAACACCTACCACTACTGGTAATATCAGTTCAGGTTCGTTTTCTCAATTTCTctgcttttctttctttctaaggAGTAATCTGTTCAGTTTCCTAAAATAAGTTTCACTTCAACTTGTGTAATACGTTGCGTATCATTTATGTACTTGTTTGTTCCGAGGTTCTTGGGTTTGTTGTGCTTATAGTTCTGTAAGATCAAGTGCTGATCGCATCTTCTTGTTGTCTGATCTGTTATTGACTGAATGTTATgtgacttcatttttttttttgggaatgatTTCTAATGGAAACAGGTCCGTTTAAGTCAACGACTACAGAAACATCAAGAAGTAACATATCTAGCACTAGTGGATTCTCTGCGGGAAGTGGTGGAGATGCTTGCCCCGAGGGTCAGATACTTCCCATTCCCAATCTAAGGATATTCAGCCTTGCAGAACTTAGAGCTACAACCAGGAATTTCAAGTCTGAGAATGTTCTGGGAGAAGGAGGGTTTGGGAAAGTCTTCAAAGGCTGGCTTGAAGAGAAAGGGCCTGGGAGTCACAGCACTGGAACTGTGATTGCTGTCAAGAAACTCAACTCCGAAAGCTTCCAAGGATTTGAGGAATGGCAAGTGAGTAGAGTACTCCAACTTATATCAATGATATATGCAATGCAGAGTTTTGTTTGCTTAtttgatggttttttttttttcttttttttctgtgtaGTGTGAGGTGAACTTTCTTGGGAGGGTTTCTCATCCGAACCTGGTGAAGCTGTTGGGATACTGCTTGGAAGGTGACGAGTTGCTTTTGGTGTATGAGTACATGCAGAAAGGAAGCTTAGAGAATCATCTTTTTCGAAGTAAGAACCATCTTCTTATTTAAGTCATTTTAGATGTTATTATGGTTGGATGTTTCCCCACTGATTTGTATCTGCTTCTGTTTCTCTAGAGGGTTCTGTTGTTCAGCCACTCTCATGGGAAATAAGGCTTAGGATTGCAATAGGAGCAGCTAAAGGCTTAGCGTTTCTTCACGCTTCAGAGAAGCAAGTCATTTATAGAgacttcaaagcttcaaacatTCTACTTGATAGTGTAAGTAAACTACATATGGCTTTATGGGTTTGGATATATAAGTGTGGAGTGAGTTCAACTTGTTTGATCTTTGTTGCAGTCATATAACGCAAAGCTATCAGATTTTGGATTGGCTAAGTTAGGTCCTTCCGCGAGTCAGTCTCACATCACAACAAGGGTTATGGGCACACATGGTTATGCAGCTCCAGAGTATGTTGCTACAGGTACTACAAATACAatgtcttttgtcttctttgGTTCTGTACAAACTGTGTGCTTATGTTGGTTGGTTCTTGATAGGTCACTTGTATGTAAAGAGTGATAACTACGGGTTTGGAGTCGTGTTAGCTGAGATCTTGACTGGTTTACACGCACTTGATCCTACCCGGCCCACCGGGCAACACAATCTAACGGACTGGATCAAGCCTCATCTCTCTGAAAGAAGAAAGCTGAGGAGGATAATGGACCCTCGTCTAGAAGGAAAGTACCCTTTCAAATCGGCTTTCCGAGTTGCTCAACTGTCTCTGAAATGCCTTGAAC includes:
- the LOC106368865 gene encoding probable serine/threonine-protein kinase PIX13, coding for MGLCWSSSSKSPSTATTTPTTTGNISSGPFKSTTTETSRSNISSTSGFSAGSGGDACPEGQILPIPNLRIFSLAELRATTRNFKSENVLGEGGFGKVFKGWLEEKGPGSHSTGTVIAVKKLNSESFQGFEEWQCEVNFLGRVSHPNLVKLLGYCLEGDELLLVYEYMQKGSLENHLFRKGSVVQPLSWEIRLRIAIGAAKGLAFLHASEKQVIYRDFKASNILLDSSYNAKLSDFGLAKLGPSASQSHITTRVMGTHGYAAPEYVATGHLYVKSDNYGFGVVLAEILTGLHALDPTRPTGQHNLTDWIKPHLSERRKLRRIMDPRLEGKYPFKSAFRVAQLSLKCLEPEPKNRPSMTEVVESLELIVAANEKPLQRRTTRASPTVSNQQSHYRREHLSTFQPRHTVARGH